The DNA window TCGCAGTGCAGGACGTACAGTCCGCGGTAGGAGTCGAGCAGGTAGTCCTCCTGGGTGCGGCCCAGGGCGGTGGCGACGTCGATGATCCCCTTCTCGCTGCCTTCGATCTCGACGAACGTGCCGATCGGAGTCTCGTCGAGCGCGATGATGGCGTCCTCGCCGCCGAATTCCTCGCGGTACTTCTGGTAGCGGAACCAGACGTGGAAGCCAAGCAGTTCCAGGATGTACAGCAGCGTTTCGCCGTCGGCCACGACGGTCTCCCGCTCCTCGCGGAGCTTCATGGCCGAAGGCTGGACCGGTCCCTTGTAGGTGAGCAGGCTGCGCCCTGCCTCCATCCGGATTCGCAGCACGCATCGCTGGCGCTTCAGCATGTCGTCGGCCGTATCCAGCAGGCAGTCGTCCTGCATCCGCCGGCCCCGCACCGGCGTGGCGCCAACTCGGATGATGGCCTCTCTCGCCTCGGCCGGGTTCGCGAAGCGCAGCTTGATCTCCCGTTCGAGTGGCGTGGCACTCATCTTTGCTCCTCTGTGACTGCTCATTAGACCGGATCTCGGGGCCGAAAGACAGGGCGGGACGGTTTCTCGGTCGCCCTGGCGCGTTCAGGTCAGCCGTCGTGCGAACGAGAACCCGGCAAGTGTCGGCTGCCCGAGGCCTCTTGCGAACACGAGCACCTTGTGTGTGCTGCCCAGACCGGCCGGCAGCAGCAGCGACTTCAGCGCCAGCCGTCGCGCGAGGCCGCGGGG is part of the Vicinamibacterales bacterium genome and encodes:
- the cyaB gene encoding class IV adenylate cyclase, which gives rise to MSATPLEREIKLRFANPAEAREAIIRVGATPVRGRRMQDDCLLDTADDMLKRQRCVLRIRMEAGRSLLTYKGPVQPSAMKLREERETVVADGETLLYILELLGFHVWFRYQKYREEFGGEDAIIALDETPIGTFVEIEGSEKGIIDVATALGRTQEDYLLDSYRGLYVLHCEQTGATGRDMVFEE